In Malus sylvestris chromosome 15, drMalSylv7.2, whole genome shotgun sequence, a single genomic region encodes these proteins:
- the LOC126604144 gene encoding DIS3-like exonuclease 2 isoform X5, with protein sequence MPHHVNTSLKQLQLDMHSPYEHGMIKASNFAFNSLPTMHINEQVNHEDVQILVYQHSLQCDPSERVIANSCPKPLACRGSPAMFKDFPPHNIESHARRKCFTSHWPIEAVNDALEKGDAFRAVFRVNAHNRLEAYCNIDGVPTDVLVGGHAEQNRAVEGDIVAIKVDPLVLWTRMKGSAGTCTSSALVEDFNLPQEANEISGLNCKGKDKVDEVNLYDNDRRSLFPERGSHPEESNTLGESVNSERIGQTSYDHMTGRYPSASDSLRAGSHGEQNEVAVAVEWMCATISSFPSKRPTGRVVAIIERSPRRDAVVGFLHVKKWIAYREVCRNDTRKNKNGSFSNNEYIQMTPTDPRFPKMVVLVRTLPDSIKKRLENGDESIEMELFAARIDEWDEQSSAPQAVILNAFGRAGEVQPQVEAILFQNSINWSDFCHESLSCLPPLPWEVPQEEIKSRKDLRNLFIFTIDPSTATDLDDALSIEKLPNGIFRVGIHIADVSYFVLPDTPLDKEAQSRSTSVYMSQRKLPMLPPLLSEDIGSLNPGVERLAFSIFFDINHVGDVVDRWIGRTVIRSCCKLSYEHAQEIINGKLNLESSNILGHGRPQLHGHFEWSDVIRSVNDLHEISRVLKERRFSDGALQLESSKVVILFDENGVPYDSMYSEWKDSNFLVEEFMLLANRAAAEVISRAFPENALLRRHPEPTMRKLREFEAFCSKHGLELDTSSSGQFQQSLQRIREELKDDSVLFNILMNYATKPMQLASYFCSGQLKDRENDWGHYGLAVPLYTHFTSPLRRYPDIVVHRTLAAVIEAEELFLKCRRILNNLSRGDEVKMRCFTGIYFDKDVAESCEIKEALLAAAIKQRVPCSEMLADVAAYCNERKLASRHVKDACDKLYMWALLKKKEQLQIVLSEARVLGVGPRFMSIYIHKLAVERRIYYDEVEGLMAEWLDATSTVVLNLCSNRRSLRRGSPGKWRALEDVALVVRPYGLKAELGGTGNSSNEGAGTQDVGGATHSEIDPLVFPLTLRVLSTIPVVLHAVGGDDGPVDIGARLYMSSYLC encoded by the exons ATGCCTCATCATGTAAACACATCCTTGAAGCAACTTCAGTTAGACATGCATTCTCCATATGAGCACGGAATGATCAAAGCATCTAATTTTGCCTTCAATTCATTGCCAACAATGCACATCAATGAACAAGTCAACCACGAGGATGTGCAAATTTTGGTATATCAGCACTCTCTCCAATGTGATCCTTCCGAAAGAGTTATTGCAAATTCTTGTCCTAAACCCTTGGCTTGTAGAGGATCACCTGCAATGTTCAAGGATTTCCCTCCTCATAACATTGAGAGTCATGCTCGGAGAAAatgttttacttcacactggcCCATAGAGGCTGTTAATGATGCTCTGGAG AAAGGTGATGCTTTCAGAGCTGTGTTTCGAGTCAATGCACACAACCGACTTGAG GCCTATTGCAATATTGATGGTGTACCAACGGATGTTCTCGTTGGAGGACATGCTGAGCAGAATAGAGCT GTGGAAGGAGACATTGTGGCGATTAAGGTTGATCCCTTAGTGTTATGGACTAGGATGAAAGGATCAGCTGGGACTTGTACCAGCTCTGCACTGGTGGAGGATTTTAACTTACCACAAGAAGCTAATGAAATTTCTGGTCTTAACTGCAAAGGTAAAGATAAGGTAGACGAAGTGAATTTGTATGATAATGATAGAAGAAGCCTGTTTCCTGAGAGGGGCTCACATCCTGAAGAAAGTAACACCCTTGGTGAATCTGTTAATTCAGAGCGAATTGGACAAACAAGTTATGATCATATGACTGGAAGGTACCCCTCGGCTTCAGATTCTTTACGAGCAGGTTCTCATGGTGAGCAGAATGAAGTTGCAGTTGCGGTAGAGTGGATGTGTGCCACGATCAGTTCATTCCCTTCAAAACGACCAACTGGCAGGGTTGTTGCTATCATTGAAAGGTCTCCTCGTCGAGACGCTGTTGTTGGTTTTCTTCATGTTAAGAAGTGGATTGCTTACAGGGAGGTTTGCAGAAACGACACGAGAAAGAACAAAAATGGATCATTTTCTAACAACGAGTACATCCAGATGACCCCAACTGACCCCAGATTTCCAAAAATGGTGGTCCTTGTGAGAACCCTGCCTGATTCGATCAAGAAAAGATTGGAGAATGGTGATGAGTCAATCGAAATGGAATTGTTTGCTGCCCGAATAGATGAATGGGATGAACAAAGTTCTGCTCCTCAAGCTGTCATCTTGAATGCTTTTGGGCGGGCAGGTGAAGTACAGCCACAAGTTGAAGCAATTttattccaaaattcaattaatTGGTCTGATTTTTGTCATGAATCACTTTCCTGTCTTCCTCCTCTCCCATGGGAGGTGCCTCAGGAGGAAATCAAAAGTAGAAAGGATCTTCGAAACCTGTTCATATTTACCATCGACCCTTCCACTGCTACTGATCTGGATGATGCTCTCTCAATTGAGAAATTACCCAATGGAATTTTCAGAGTTGGTATCCACATTGCTGATGTGTCGTATTTTGTTTTGCCTGACACACCCTTAGACAAAGAAGCTCAATCTAGATCAACAAGTGTGTATATGTCACAGAGGAAATTACCAATGTTGCCTCCTTTGCTCTCAGAGGATATTGGTTCGCTTAACCCAGGAGTAGAGAGACttgcattttcaattttctttgacATCAACCATGTTGGGGATGTTGTTGACCGATGGATTGGCCGCACTGTAATAAGGTCTTGTTGCAAGCTATCTTATGAACATGCTCAGGAGATTATCAATGGGAAACTTAATTTGGAAAGTTCTAACATTTTAGGACATGGTCGTCCTCAGTTGCATGGCCATTTTGAATGGTCTGATGTAATTAGATCTGTCAATGACCTTCATGAAATTTCCAGAGTTTTGAAGGAGAGGAGGTTTAGTGATGGGGCTCTTCAGCTTGAAAGCTCCAAAGTTGTTATTCTGTTTGACGAAAATGGAGTTCCATATGATAGCATGTATTCTGAATGGAAGGACTCCAATTTTCTTGTCGAGGAGTTTATGCTTTTAGCAAATAGAGCAGCGGCTGAAGTCATATCTAGAGCTTTTCCTGAGAATGCATTACTGCGGAGGCACCCAGAACCTACTATGCGCAAACTCAGGGAATTTGAAGCATTTTGTTCTAAGCATGGTTTGGAATTGGATACATCTTCTTCTGGGCAGTTCCAGCAATCATTGCAGAGAATCAGGGAAGAGCTCAAGGATGACTCTGTTCTATTCAATATTCTTATGAATTATGCTACAAAACCAATGCAGTTGGCTTCTTATTTTTGTAGTGGCCAATTAAAAGATAGAGAAAATGATTGGGGTCACTATGGACTTGCTGTTCCTTTGTACACTCATTTTACGTCACCACTGCGTCGGTATCCAGATATTGTGGTGCATCGCACATTGGCTGCAGTTATAGAGGCAGAGGAGTTATTTTTGAAATGTCGGAGAATATTGAATAATTTAAGCAGGGGAGATGAAGTTAAAATGAGATGTTTCACTGGTATTTATTTTGATAAGGATGTTGCTGAATCCTGTGAAATCAAGGAAGCATTATTGGCAGCAGCAATAAAGCAAAGAGTTCCCTGCTCTGAAATGCTTGCTGATGTTGCCGCTTATTGCAATGAAAGAAAGCTGGCTAGTAGACATGTCAAAGATGCTTGTGATAAGCTATACATGTGGGCCCTGCTGAAGAAAAAGGag CAGTTGCAGATTGTCCTATCAGAAGCAAGAGTATTGGGTGTAGGACCTAGGTTCATGTCCATTTATATTCACAAGCTTGCT GTTGAACGTCGAATATATTATGATGAAGTTGAAGGCTTGATGGCAGAATGGCTTGATGCGACGTCCACAGTGGTGCTGAATTTATGTTCTAACAGACGCTCGCTTAGGAGAGGTAGTCCTGGTAAATGGAGGGCACTTGAAGATGTTGCCTTGGTTGTAAGACCTTATGGCCTCAAAGCTGAACTAGGCGGAACTGGAAATAGTTCTAATGAGGGTGCTGGGACCCAAGATGTTGGCGGAGCCACCCATAGTGAAATCGATCCTTTGGTTTTCCCCCTTACACTGCGTGTTCTTTCAACCATTCCTGTAGTGCTTCATGCAGTTGGAGGGGATGATGGACCCGTCGATATTGGGGCAAGGCTGTACATGAGCTCATATCTCTGCTAG
- the LOC126604144 gene encoding DIS3-like exonuclease 2 isoform X2, which translates to MKGAVVQSVVERVEDGDKEKKKRRRSNRRSKQNNSTSAASPINEIRGEVFECLANGSMPHHVNTSLKQLQLDMHSPYEHGMIKASNFAFNSLPTMHINEQVNHEDVQILVYQHSLQCDPSERVIANSCPKPLACRGSPAMFKDFPPHNIESHARRKCFTSHWPIEAVNDALEKGDAFRAVFRVNAHNRLEAYCNIDGVPTDVLVGGHAEQNRAVEGDIVAIKVDPLVLWTRMKGSAGTCTSSALVEDFNLPQEANEISGLNCKGKDKVDEVNLYDNDRRSLFPERGSHPEESNTLGESVNSERIGQTSYDHMTGRYPSASDSLRAGSHGEQNEVAVAVEWMCATISSFPSKRPTGRVVAIIERSPRRDAVVGFLHVKKWIAYREVCRNDTRKNKNGSFSNNEYIQMTPTDPRFPKMVVLVRTLPDSIKKRLENGDESIEMELFAARIDEWDEQSSAPQAVILNAFGRAGEVQPQVEAILFQNSINWSDFCHESLSCLPPLPWEVPQEEIKSRKDLRNLFIFTIDPSTATDLDDALSIEKLPNGIFRVGIHIADVSYFVLPDTPLDKEAQSRSTSVYMSQRKLPMLPPLLSEDIGSLNPGVERLAFSIFFDINHVGDVVDRWIGRTVIRSCCKLSYEHAQEIINGKLNLESSNILGHGRPQLHGHFEWSDVIRSVNDLHEISRVLKERRFSDGALQLESSKVVILFDENGVPYDSMYSEWKDSNFLVEEFMLLANRAAAEVISRAFPENALLRRHPEPTMRKLREFEAFCSKHGLELDTSSSGQFQQSLQRIREELKDDSVLFNILMNYATKPMQLASYFCSGQLKDRENDWGHYGLAVPLYTHFTSPLRRYPDIVVHRTLAAVIEAEELFLKCRRILNNLSRGDEVKMRCFTGIYFDKDVAESCEIKEALLAAAIKQRVPCSEMLADVAAYCNERKLASRHVKDACDKLYMWALLKKKELQIVLSEARVLGVGPRFMSIYIHKLAVERRIYYDEVEGLMAEWLDATSTVVLNLCSNRRSLRRGSPGKWRALEDVALVVRPYGLKAELGGTGNSSNEGAGTQDVGGATHSEIDPLVFPLTLRVLSTIPVVLHAVGGDDGPVDIGARLYMSSYLC; encoded by the exons ATGAAAGGCGCGGTTGTTCAATCGGTTGTTGAAAGGGTTGAAGACGGCgataaggagaagaagaagaggcgcAGATCCAATCGCCGATCCAAGCAAAACAATTCCACTTCAG CAGCTAGTCCGATAAATGAAATACGAGGTGAAGTATTTGAGTGCCTGGCAAATGGAAGTATGCCTCATCATGTAAACACATCCTTGAAGCAACTTCAGTTAGACATGCATTCTCCATATGAGCACGGAATGATCAAAGCATCTAATTTTGCCTTCAATTCATTGCCAACAATGCACATCAATGAACAAGTCAACCACGAGGATGTGCAAATTTTGGTATATCAGCACTCTCTCCAATGTGATCCTTCCGAAAGAGTTATTGCAAATTCTTGTCCTAAACCCTTGGCTTGTAGAGGATCACCTGCAATGTTCAAGGATTTCCCTCCTCATAACATTGAGAGTCATGCTCGGAGAAAatgttttacttcacactggcCCATAGAGGCTGTTAATGATGCTCTGGAG AAAGGTGATGCTTTCAGAGCTGTGTTTCGAGTCAATGCACACAACCGACTTGAG GCCTATTGCAATATTGATGGTGTACCAACGGATGTTCTCGTTGGAGGACATGCTGAGCAGAATAGAGCT GTGGAAGGAGACATTGTGGCGATTAAGGTTGATCCCTTAGTGTTATGGACTAGGATGAAAGGATCAGCTGGGACTTGTACCAGCTCTGCACTGGTGGAGGATTTTAACTTACCACAAGAAGCTAATGAAATTTCTGGTCTTAACTGCAAAGGTAAAGATAAGGTAGACGAAGTGAATTTGTATGATAATGATAGAAGAAGCCTGTTTCCTGAGAGGGGCTCACATCCTGAAGAAAGTAACACCCTTGGTGAATCTGTTAATTCAGAGCGAATTGGACAAACAAGTTATGATCATATGACTGGAAGGTACCCCTCGGCTTCAGATTCTTTACGAGCAGGTTCTCATGGTGAGCAGAATGAAGTTGCAGTTGCGGTAGAGTGGATGTGTGCCACGATCAGTTCATTCCCTTCAAAACGACCAACTGGCAGGGTTGTTGCTATCATTGAAAGGTCTCCTCGTCGAGACGCTGTTGTTGGTTTTCTTCATGTTAAGAAGTGGATTGCTTACAGGGAGGTTTGCAGAAACGACACGAGAAAGAACAAAAATGGATCATTTTCTAACAACGAGTACATCCAGATGACCCCAACTGACCCCAGATTTCCAAAAATGGTGGTCCTTGTGAGAACCCTGCCTGATTCGATCAAGAAAAGATTGGAGAATGGTGATGAGTCAATCGAAATGGAATTGTTTGCTGCCCGAATAGATGAATGGGATGAACAAAGTTCTGCTCCTCAAGCTGTCATCTTGAATGCTTTTGGGCGGGCAGGTGAAGTACAGCCACAAGTTGAAGCAATTttattccaaaattcaattaatTGGTCTGATTTTTGTCATGAATCACTTTCCTGTCTTCCTCCTCTCCCATGGGAGGTGCCTCAGGAGGAAATCAAAAGTAGAAAGGATCTTCGAAACCTGTTCATATTTACCATCGACCCTTCCACTGCTACTGATCTGGATGATGCTCTCTCAATTGAGAAATTACCCAATGGAATTTTCAGAGTTGGTATCCACATTGCTGATGTGTCGTATTTTGTTTTGCCTGACACACCCTTAGACAAAGAAGCTCAATCTAGATCAACAAGTGTGTATATGTCACAGAGGAAATTACCAATGTTGCCTCCTTTGCTCTCAGAGGATATTGGTTCGCTTAACCCAGGAGTAGAGAGACttgcattttcaattttctttgacATCAACCATGTTGGGGATGTTGTTGACCGATGGATTGGCCGCACTGTAATAAGGTCTTGTTGCAAGCTATCTTATGAACATGCTCAGGAGATTATCAATGGGAAACTTAATTTGGAAAGTTCTAACATTTTAGGACATGGTCGTCCTCAGTTGCATGGCCATTTTGAATGGTCTGATGTAATTAGATCTGTCAATGACCTTCATGAAATTTCCAGAGTTTTGAAGGAGAGGAGGTTTAGTGATGGGGCTCTTCAGCTTGAAAGCTCCAAAGTTGTTATTCTGTTTGACGAAAATGGAGTTCCATATGATAGCATGTATTCTGAATGGAAGGACTCCAATTTTCTTGTCGAGGAGTTTATGCTTTTAGCAAATAGAGCAGCGGCTGAAGTCATATCTAGAGCTTTTCCTGAGAATGCATTACTGCGGAGGCACCCAGAACCTACTATGCGCAAACTCAGGGAATTTGAAGCATTTTGTTCTAAGCATGGTTTGGAATTGGATACATCTTCTTCTGGGCAGTTCCAGCAATCATTGCAGAGAATCAGGGAAGAGCTCAAGGATGACTCTGTTCTATTCAATATTCTTATGAATTATGCTACAAAACCAATGCAGTTGGCTTCTTATTTTTGTAGTGGCCAATTAAAAGATAGAGAAAATGATTGGGGTCACTATGGACTTGCTGTTCCTTTGTACACTCATTTTACGTCACCACTGCGTCGGTATCCAGATATTGTGGTGCATCGCACATTGGCTGCAGTTATAGAGGCAGAGGAGTTATTTTTGAAATGTCGGAGAATATTGAATAATTTAAGCAGGGGAGATGAAGTTAAAATGAGATGTTTCACTGGTATTTATTTTGATAAGGATGTTGCTGAATCCTGTGAAATCAAGGAAGCATTATTGGCAGCAGCAATAAAGCAAAGAGTTCCCTGCTCTGAAATGCTTGCTGATGTTGCCGCTTATTGCAATGAAAGAAAGCTGGCTAGTAGACATGTCAAAGATGCTTGTGATAAGCTATACATGTGGGCCCTGCTGAAGAAAAAGGag TTGCAGATTGTCCTATCAGAAGCAAGAGTATTGGGTGTAGGACCTAGGTTCATGTCCATTTATATTCACAAGCTTGCT GTTGAACGTCGAATATATTATGATGAAGTTGAAGGCTTGATGGCAGAATGGCTTGATGCGACGTCCACAGTGGTGCTGAATTTATGTTCTAACAGACGCTCGCTTAGGAGAGGTAGTCCTGGTAAATGGAGGGCACTTGAAGATGTTGCCTTGGTTGTAAGACCTTATGGCCTCAAAGCTGAACTAGGCGGAACTGGAAATAGTTCTAATGAGGGTGCTGGGACCCAAGATGTTGGCGGAGCCACCCATAGTGAAATCGATCCTTTGGTTTTCCCCCTTACACTGCGTGTTCTTTCAACCATTCCTGTAGTGCTTCATGCAGTTGGAGGGGATGATGGACCCGTCGATATTGGGGCAAGGCTGTACATGAGCTCATATCTCTGCTAG